In a genomic window of Phragmites australis chromosome 14, lpPhrAust1.1, whole genome shotgun sequence:
- the LOC133891027 gene encoding uncharacterized protein LOC133891027: protein MAQTVGSAVVQETVNKILSGLVHKYEGKEKLNANENLERLEMAHIKLEAALEISNKWQITDASLLRWHKKLKRAAQECDDTLHKCKQRIIEEEQMEKEVSKSSFPKRIAHTTKSFVFSLFSRNNDGLSRSIVRRFEWFADGASEFLRFIELGGTPRRHMPFDPLIRHLFTGKKLQHKITRENKCPLFLLWVPFITAEHGIEASLIFIRKDSNAPEANFYLSVMLQLSESTDIVGVIIKCLQLFASHFKSTVEIIRNELTQLPTQDLSWVPFVDSCQRESCNMDRQGKRGGIEH from the coding sequence ATGGCGCAGACGGTTGGTTCAGCGGTTGTCCAGGAAACGGTTAACAAAATCCTATCTGGTCTTGTTCACAAGTATGAGGGAAAGGAGAAATTAAATGCAAATGAAAACTTGGAGAGGCTGGAGATGGCGCACATCAAGTTGGAGGCTGCTCTTGAGATATCCAATAAGTGGCAGATCACTGATGCATCATTGTTGCGTTGGCACAAGAAACTGAAGCGTGCTGCTCAAGAGTGCGATGACACACTGCACAAATGCAAGCAGAGAATCATAGAAGAAGAGCAGATGGAGAAGGAAGTGAGTAAATCCTCCTTTCCTAAACGTATAGCACATACTACCAAGTCATTTGTTTTCTCCTTGTTTAGCCGCAACAACGACGGGTTGAGCAGATCCATTGTTCGGAGATTTGAGTGGTTTGCAGATGGTGCTAGTGAGTTTCTGAGATTTATAGAGCTCGGCGGCACGCCACGCCGTCACATGCCCTTCGACCCTCTTATCAGGCACCTTTTTACAGGCAAGAAACTACAGCATAAAATCACTCGGGAAAACAAGTGCCCTTTGTTTCTACTGTGGGTGCCCTTTATTACGGCAGAGCATGGGATAGAGGCTAGCCTGATCTTTATCCGGAAAGATAGTAATGCACCAGAGGCTAATTTTTACCTTAGCGTAATGCTACAGCTTTCAGAGAGTACAGACATAGTTGGTGTCATAATTAAGTGCTTGCAATTGTTTGCCTCTCATTTCAAGTCTACAGTTGAAATCATTAGGAACGAACTTACTCAACTACCTACTCAAGACTTGTCATGGGTTCCATTTGTCGATTCGTGCCAAAGAGAATCATGTAACATGGATCGACAAGGCAAACGGGGAGGAATAGAACACTAG